From the genome of Tachysurus fulvidraco isolate hzauxx_2018 chromosome 14, HZAU_PFXX_2.0, whole genome shotgun sequence:
tTATGTGTACTATGGCTGGCCATGGCTCATTCTCTATccaaaatattcataaaattgCTACTTAGCTATCAAGGTTTTTCCACATCGTGAGGCAGACTGATTGCTGTTATTCTTTATTTAGCCCCACATTCAACATGCACTTCAAGGCTAAAAAGTCTAAGTAAAACATTTGTTATgtaaatttatttctgttttcttaaaGTAAAGATACCAAAGTACAATTCTAGCAGGAAACAAAATATGTATTTGATGAAACCCCAATTTTTCATACGTTTTGAATATTTTCCAGAATTCAGCCACTTCTGACAGGTTTTCTCATTGtcccatatatacagtatttaaaataaagcgtTCCGACTTTTTTATTATGCAAAATCTAATACTCTCACTTCTACTCGATCAAAAAATATATGTTATGGTCACTAACGTTAAtataacatttcatttaaattgaatAATTGCTGTGGGTTTTAAAATATCCATTTGGCAGTAGTGGAAAAAAGTCTTGCAGTGATTTGTTGGAGCTCATGCTCATGGGAGTCTGCGAACTGTAGCCATGTCGTAGGCCCAGGCCTGGTCCAGTCCTTCTCCCTCTGATGCTGAAGCATGCCAGTGAGGGAATGGGAAACGACAGGCGATCACCCTGGCATCATGATCCAACTCCTGCTCTAACTTCCTGCCTAGTACTTCCATCTGAGGAGAACCCGATATGGCAAAAACATCAAACATGTTCACTAGGGTTATTTCAATAATCAGCAAATTACTTTCTGTTGCTTGACTTTACTCCTCCCACTCCTACTTTCTTCTGGGCAGATGTTTTATAAACACAAGATGCCTCTGATTATATACATACCACTCCAGGTGCCAAGAAGACTGTCAAATTCTTATATCGAGACAAATCAGTCTGTGAAATATCAAAAAATTAGGCATACACCGCAGGAATGACCATAAGGTAtgaacatgtactgtacatagtcCTCCAATTTGTAGTTTACAGGTTAGAGATATAATATATGACCAaacgtttgtggacacctgactgtTACACCCATATGAGGATCTTCTCCATATGGCACACAATTGTATACAATATCTTTGTTTGCTGTACTATTAAGTGTTCCCTTGACCAGAATTTTATGGCCAAAATGTTCTTTTAATTATTGAATGCCAAATCCCCACAACCACAGACCAAGATCTagagccttcccagaagagtagaagtttttataacagcaaagagggAACCAAAATTAGTACAGAATGTTCCAAAAACACACATGAATataatggtcaggtgtccataaacCTGTGAATACTCAGTTAAAATCAGATATTCTGCAATTCACTGCATAATTGTTTTTTCTCCAAAGTACGAGCCAAATGGAGCCAAAAAGATAGATACTGTGGCACTATCCATTTACTTATGGACTGTATCCTTTTACTCAAGAGACTCGTACACAAAGAGATATGAAAAACGTAAAATACCTTCCAGAAATCCTCATTCACAAAGCTTGCTGCAGAATGTGGAACTCCCATCCACTTTGCTCTGGCTCTTGCATAGCCAATCAAAATGGAGTTTATTTCAAAACCGGTACACTGGAAGCCCAATGACGAGGCAGCAA
Proteins encoded in this window:
- the si:dkey-190g11.3 gene encoding ATP synthase subunit C lysine N-methyltransferase isoform X2, which translates into the protein MSKDIPGRDISPVSTVQVPYLPSSRMQTHNIMKLLQGRRGCLADLGSGDGRLVFAASSLGFQCTGFEINSILIGYARARAKWMGVPHSAASFVNEDFWKTDLSRYKNLTVFLAPGVMEVLGRKLEQELDHDARVIACRFPFPHWHASASEGEGLDQAWAYDMATVRRLP
- the si:dkey-190g11.3 gene encoding ATP synthase subunit C lysine N-methyltransferase isoform X1 translates to MEDSIDIILQDKKLHHAYDKPIFMAASGAMLMASYGLWTVFALPGFRKVPICLKVPYLPSSRMQTHNIMKLLQGRRGCLADLGSGDGRLVFAASSLGFQCTGFEINSILIGYARARAKWMGVPHSAASFVNEDFWKTDLSRYKNLTVFLAPGVMEVLGRKLEQELDHDARVIACRFPFPHWHASASEGEGLDQAWAYDMATVRRLP